One genomic window of Paraburkholderia phytofirmans PsJN includes the following:
- a CDS encoding extracellular solute-binding protein: protein MHMMLTADAKRFCKRFFHSRIAAAVARPRLSLCGVCPGFLTFLIGTLICLGLFPASPVNAEEKILRVLAWPGYADADVVKNFEARYKAKVEVTLVDSDEALWTQMHAKDTPPFDVLAANTAEIQRYTQANLLAPLDLASVPNTKRQLPRFQALASIGGLTSGGKAYAIPFTYSSMGLIYDRKQVAVAPRSMRELWNPRYRGKVLDFNSAQHNFSFTALALGYPHPFQLDAAQMRAISHKLVDLRRNLLTYYTLPEEATAFFIQHKVALMFGNYGTQQVELLRRAGADVGYVIPDEGALAWLDCWSMTRAAADPPLALAWINYMLEPDVSALLTQRQGLANTLTAPAENSDNGRIVWIGPVEDIQRREDLWARIVSGDRSERF from the coding sequence ATGCACATGATGTTGACGGCAGATGCAAAGCGCTTTTGTAAACGATTCTTCCATTCGCGAATCGCTGCCGCCGTGGCGCGCCCACGTTTGTCGTTGTGCGGCGTTTGTCCGGGATTTTTAACGTTTCTGATCGGCACGCTTATCTGCCTGGGCCTTTTCCCGGCGTCGCCGGTTAATGCCGAAGAGAAGATTCTGCGCGTGCTGGCCTGGCCCGGCTACGCGGATGCCGATGTCGTCAAGAATTTCGAGGCGCGCTACAAAGCCAAAGTGGAAGTGACGCTGGTCGATTCTGACGAGGCGCTGTGGACTCAGATGCACGCCAAAGACACGCCGCCTTTCGACGTGCTCGCCGCCAATACCGCGGAAATCCAGCGCTATACGCAGGCGAATCTGCTGGCGCCGCTCGATCTCGCCAGCGTGCCGAATACCAAACGGCAATTACCGCGCTTTCAGGCGCTCGCCTCGATCGGCGGCCTCACGTCGGGCGGCAAGGCGTACGCCATTCCGTTTACGTATTCGTCGATGGGTCTGATCTACGACCGCAAGCAGGTCGCGGTGGCGCCGCGCTCCATGCGCGAATTGTGGAATCCGCGCTACCGCGGCAAGGTGCTCGACTTCAATAGCGCGCAGCACAATTTCTCGTTCACGGCGCTGGCGCTCGGCTATCCACATCCTTTTCAACTCGATGCCGCGCAAATGCGCGCGATCTCTCACAAGCTCGTCGATCTGCGCCGCAATCTGTTGACCTATTACACGTTGCCCGAAGAAGCGACCGCGTTTTTCATCCAGCATAAAGTCGCGCTGATGTTCGGCAACTACGGCACCCAGCAGGTCGAATTGCTGCGCCGCGCGGGCGCCGATGTCGGCTACGTGATTCCCGACGAAGGTGCGCTCGCGTGGCTGGATTGCTGGTCGATGACGCGCGCGGCGGCCGATCCGCCGCTGGCGCTCGCGTGGATCAACTACATGCTCGAACCGGACGTCAGCGCGTTGCTGACGCAACGCCAGGGACTCGCCAATACGTTGACGGCGCCCGCGGAAAACAGCGATAACGGGCGCATCGTGTGGATCGGCCCGGTGGAAGATATTCAGCGGCGCGAGGACCTGTGGGCCAGAATCGTGTCCGGGGACCGGTCGGAGCGCTTTTGA